The genomic region TAAACGGAAGGGGTCATTTGcatgtaaattttttgcttctCCGAACGAATTTACGTTACGCCGTTACGTCCAGGAAATTGActtgttaatttatttcgtATTCAAATTACCTAATTCTTTATTTAAGACTAAATTCGATGAGATTGTTAGAATCTGTGTAGGAGTATCTATTTGATCGTTTTGGGTTTATGGAGAACATGTGATGTTAATGCAACAAGGGGGCAATGTAAACAAGACGACACTCGACGTACACAATTCGCTTATCTGGTGCTCAAATATTGATACTCGATGCTGTCCTGTTAATCAATTTTAGATTAGGTTAGTGAGGGTAATCCAAACAAAGCCGTAATCAAGATGGTTCGCGATCAATTTGCCGAATTCGCGTACCGTTTTGTTTGCACGCATTATCCGTGCAAATCCGAGATAACCAGATTTCGTCGTTAAACCGTGATAAATCGTTAGAAGATGCTCCCGTTCGTCATCCGGTTGAGAGCCGAGGATCCGGAGTTCATTAAAACTCCAACCGAACGACGACGCCGATTCCTCGTTAACTAAACTAATATTAATACCTGCCGGCGAAGCAAAATTGCCTCTAACCGAGTGCAAACTTCGCAAAGTCGCAACATTATTTTCCATCCGACATTCTAAATCACTTCTTCCAACAAAGGAACGGGCCGTCCGACCGCCCCTCCTTCCACCGCGTTACTCCAACCAAAACTCAATCAAAACTTTACTCCCAAAGTTTCCCAAGTGAGTAGTCGTtttctatacagggtgtttctcAATTACGAATAAATACTTTACATTGGAATGTGTCGAGCCGTTTGCCTTGAGGCGTTGTCTCGCCAAGGCCGATGAACTCTTTTACCAGCTGATCAATTCTTCTACTCCCAAAGTTATCCAAGTAAGTAGTCGTTTtctatacaggatgtttctgAATTATAtgcctgttaattttgccgaTTTTTGAGAATTTATATCAGATTTTTGAATCAGTAACGATTTCTATCAAATATTTaacaacgatttttaataGTTCAATGACGATGTTGCACAGTTTTTAtccatttatgttaatttctaagttttgacaataaaatttctattaattttgacgaTTTATATTTGATAATTCCGACTAGATTAAAGACAGTATTGCACTTACACAGTTGTTATCATTCCTTGCgaatttctaaatattttaagcAATGTGCCTTAGAATTTTGccaatttttcacaatttataTTAGATTTCTGCTAATTGAAACAATCAGTATCGATTGCTATCAGATACCTGATGAGTTCTAATTGATTAAAGACGATGTTGtacagattttattaatttctaagTTTTATAAGTAATATTTCTGATAATATTGACGATTTCTATCTGATAATTATGATTAGATCAAAGACAGTATTACACAGTAGTTATCATTTCTTGTGAATTTCGaagtattttaaacaaactgCTTTGAATTTAGCCGATTTCGCACAATTTATATCAGATTTCtgataatttaaacaatcagTAACGATTTCTATCATATATCTGACGATTTTTAATTGATCAAAGACGatgttgtataatttttatcaatttctgCCGATGATCTCTTTTACGAGCTGATCAATTCACTTTATGtgataataaatgttttaatcaacataattgtttattataacGAATAATAatggattataaaaaaataaaataaaaataaattaaataaaaataaattaaaaaaaattaaatctcatCGTCCTTCTTCctaattttcgttaaaatgctcataataaaatctaattcctccatagtttttttaataaaaatcaattgcGGATTAATCTCGCCCTCTTCAAACTCAATATCAACTTCTTTTCGATTAGCAAGCGTCGTATAAATATCCCAACACGCAGCTTTCGTCCTCACCAAATCTTCCCTTGTATGTATCGAATAATCATCGATTAACCCAACAATCGACTCCCATTTCAACGATTTAAATTTAGCTTTTTCGTATCTTTCCAATAACTGCCCCGAATAGTTTCGCAACCCGATTAGTTTTAACGTAGCGTCCTCTTCTTGTCTCCTCATACAAATAACGGCCTCTTCTAACTGTTTGATGTGGTCTTCGTgtttttgtttgattaaaGCTTTCGCTTCTAATAAAGCTTCATAACGCGTTATTAATTCAGCGGCTAATCGAAATTCCCCTTTACTCGCGTTTGACGTTTCGTTAAGATAATCTTCGTACATCGagtattcttttaattttttttccatcataTCTTTCGCTTTGTTGGCGAAAtcgtatttttgttttaattcctTTAATTCGATCGCGCGAATTTCGTCGAGTTCGCGTAAACTTTCAAGCTTTCGAATGGATCGATCGCGTTTTTCTTCGTTTTCCCTAATAAAGACGTTGAACTTTCTGAAAGCCGTTCGCaactcattttctttttcgtgCAAACTCTCCCATTGCTCGTCCATTATCTCTCTACGAGTCACGGCTAATTCGCGACACGTTGCCAACCATACTTCCATTGCCGTTAATTCCCTTTCATTTCTAACGCGCGCCAAACAATTCGTAACgtttatttcttctttgtaTTTAGGAAAATCCACCATGCTCCTTTTGTTTTGCACGGATTCGAAGTACATTGGAACCGCTTTTTCGGGGGGAATACTAGGGAACGTTAACTCCAAAGAGTGGTGACCCAAACCTTTCAAAATCTGCTTAATCATCAATTGGCTCGGTCGAAGAatgtcttttttattttcgagggAATAAGATGGACTTAAATCGGATTTTGATTTCATAATTTCCGATTGTTTCGCTGAAACATCTGCTTCGCCGGTTTGAGATGGTACGGCAGTTGCGGATTCAGCCATTTTTCGAATTTGAAGACGGTGAAAAGATGAAATGTCAAGTAGAATGACACGTTAGtgaataaaaacatttcggttttaatcatttttttttacgatAACTAAAACAAACAGATTTAGAAagagattataaaaaatcattaagaaAATTGATTAAAGAAACAGATAAC from Onthophagus taurus isolate NC chromosome 5, IU_Otau_3.0, whole genome shotgun sequence harbors:
- the LOC139429699 gene encoding coiled-coil domain-containing protein 42-like; its protein translation is MAESATAVPSQTGEADVSAKQSEIMKSKSDLSPSYSLENKKDILRPSQLMIKQILKGLGHHSLELTFPSIPPEKAVPMYFESVQNKRSMVDFPKYKEEINVTNCLARVRNERELTAMEVWLATCRELAVTRREIMDEQWESLHEKENELRTAFRKFNVFIRENEEKRDRSIRKLESLRELDEIRAIELKELKQKYDFANKAKDMMEKKLKEYSMYEDYLNETSNASKGEFRLAAELITRYEALLEAKALIKQKHEDHIKQLEEAVICMRRQEEDATLKLIGLRNYSGQLLERYEKAKFKSLKWESIVGLIDDYSIHTREDLVRTKAACWDIYTTLANRKEVDIEFEEGEINPQLIFIKKTMEELDFIMSILTKIRKKDDEI